The genomic stretch GGGACAACCCATTTAATGTCAATTTCAGGGTTGCACATCACCATGCTCGCGGGGCTCATTGCGACTGCAATTTTCATAGTTTGGCGGAGGTCCTCCACCCTTACTAGCTGGATTTCGGCCCCAAAAGCAGCAGCCTTAGGCGGGGTATCTTCTGCAACCTTATACTTTTTAATATCTGGTATGGCAATACCCAGCCAGCGTACTTTGATCATGCTTTATCTATTTACCGCCTCACTTTGTTGGCAACTTCACATTCCGCTGGCTGTGGTTTGGCTTAGCGCATTGGCAATTATTGTCTGCTTCGATCCATTTTCCGTACTCTCGATCGGCTTTTGGTTATCATTTTTGAGTGTGGGGGTATTAATATGGGCTTGCGCAAACAGGATACATCGAGATGAGAAATGGCGTGAATCCCTACGCAGCCAATGGGCCGCCAACCTAGCAATGCTCCCAATACTACTTGTGATTTTCGGCCAATTCCCATTTATATCGCCATTAAGCAATGCAATAGCCATTCCAATAATTAGCCTGCTTGTGACACCCTTAGCCCTAGTTGGCTTAGTTGATCCAAGTGGTCTCTGCTTAAAAGTCGCGGCAGAGTTAATGCTGTGGTGTGAACAATACTTAGAATGGTTATTACGATTACCCAATTTAACTTGGCAGCATTCCCCTCCTTCCCTTGCAATGCTCCCCGTGGCTTTAATCGGCATTTTGTTGCTGCTATTGCCAAAAGGCTTTCCGACTCGTTATTTGAGCATTGCGATGCTCTTACCATTATTAAGCTATACCCCAAACAAAATTCCCGAAGGGAATTTTAGGGCGGTTATTCTAGATGTGGGCCAAGGTTTGGCAGTGTTAGTGCAAACACGTGAGCATGGGATGCTGTTTGACACGGGAACAGAAGGTAATCTAGAACGAGCCATTCTGCCCGTTCTGCGGCATTATCATGCACTAAAGTTAGATCGGGTGATTTGGTCGCACAATGATCTTGATCATATTGGCGGGGCCGCCTTGTTGGCTCAACGCTGGCCTATTCAGCACATACAGCATTCACTGCCCAAACTGCCATCGCCTCTCAAGCCACACCAAACACAAAGTAAATGTATTGCCGGACAAGCTTGGCAGTGGAATCAAGTTTCATTTCAGATTCTATGGCCGCCAGACAAATTCCAAGGAAAAAATGATAATGCCCAAAGTTGTGTACTGCGCGTTAGCACTCATTCGCACAGCATTTTAATTACGGCCGATATTGGCAAAAATGAAGAACTACAAATGCTCCAGCGTGGTTTACTCCAACCCAGCGACATACTTGTCGTACCACACCACGGCAGCAAAAGCTCATCATCAATCCCATTTGTCACGCACGTTCAGGCGAAATATGCCATCTTTTCTGCTGGATTTATGAATCGTTTTGGCCACCCCAAAAGTGATGTTGTAGAACGCTATCAGGCTGCGCAAGCTAGTTCGCTAATCACCCACCAACTAGGTGCAATTCAATTTGATGTAGGTAACCAAATAGTTTTGCAGTCAGAGCGTCAAATTCATCCGCACTATTGGTACACTACCCTCCATAAATAAGGAGGAATGATGTCAGCAACGTTGTCAGCAATCTATCGTTACCCGCTCAAATCTGGTGCTGCACAAGCGCTCAGCCAAATTACCGTTGAGCCTAAGGGTCTTGCTTATGACCGCGATTGGATGGTGGCAACGCCAGAAGGTGAATACATCACGGCACGTACTCATCCCCGCTTACTCCAAATTGCCACAATTGCTAGTAACGATGGCCTCGAACTCTGCGCCCCTGGTATGCCCAATATTTTTGCCCCATTAGGTGCCTTTCAATTCAACCAAGAGGCACTGGTGTGGGACGATCATTTTTTGGCGCGCAGTGGCGCTTCACAAGTGAATGCTTGGTTAAGTGCATACCTTGAACAACAAGTCATTTTGCTCTGGATAGGGCCGCAGTCCAATCGCAGCGTTAAGCGCCGCCCAGCCGTGACGACTAGCTTTACCGACGGCTATCCACTATTGATTATCAGCGAAGGCTCATTGCACGAATTAAACCGCAGGGCAGGTCAAGAATTTGAAATGCTGCGCTTTCGCCCAAATCTCGTAATTGCCAACACCCCGGCATTTGCCGAGGATCACTGGCAGCAAATTCAAATTGGCGAAGTACGAATTGATCTAGTCAAACCGTGCGAGCGGTGCATCATTACCACGCTTCATCCTCATACCGCTGAAAAGCTACCTAAGGCTGAGCCATTAAAAACGCTAGCCAACTTTCGCCGCGCCGGTGACGGGGTGATCTTCGGGCAAAACGCCATCGCCCTCGATCACGGCCAAATCGCCATTGGTATGCCTGTCACCATTTTAAAATCAGTCTAAGCAAGGTCTATGGACATAGCTGTAGTCATCAAAGAAAGCTTCCGTACCCTATTATTGCCACCAGGTAGCCTTTTATTCATTATCACCGTCTGCTGGCTTGCGCGCGAACGTTTGGGGCGTTGGGCAAAGTATGGAATGGGCTTGGCCATAATCCTTTTTTGGCTACTTTCTTTACCCATCGTTGCCGCACAGCTAATGGGCTTGGTCGAAACACCCGCGCTAAAAGATCCGGCCCAATTAGCGCAAAGTCAAGCGATCGTGATTTTAGGCGGGGGGAAACGATTTGCTGCTTACGATGTGCTTGAGCAGGAAACCGTAAATAACGTCACCTTAGCCCGTGTCCGCTATGGCGCTCGGCTTGCACGAGCCGCACACTTACCTATCCTCGTTTCGGGCGGCGCACCATTAGGTGGCGCTAGCGAAGCACATTATATGAAGCAAGTCTTAGAACGCGACATGGGAATATCAGTCACATGGCTTGAAGGTGGCTCGGTAGATACGGCAGATAATGCCCGGATGAGCAAAGCGCTACTCGGCTCTAAAATTCATACTATCGCCCTAGTCACATCGGCCGATCATATGGCCAGAGCAAAACGTAGCTTTGAAAAACAAGGTCTGACTGTTATTGCAGCACCGACTGACTTCATCAATCGCGAGCCGATTTCACCCACCCAATTCCTACCACGGGCCAGCGCACTACTCACAAGCAGCACAGCTTTACGAGAAGGCTTAGGGCAATTATGGTATATGCTGCGCAATCAATAGGGTATAAGGGCGAGAGCAAATCCTATATTCGATTTGAAGCAAATACCCACTCAACAAGGGAAATGGGGATTCCACGTTACTTCCCACAAGTGGCCATCTGGATCAGTAAAAAAGCCCGCATAAGCACCCCAACTTGTTGTAGCCGCTGATTTGGTGATCCGCGCCCCCCCTGCTTGGGCGCGGGATAATAAATCATCAACATCGCTAACTTGTGGAACATTCAAGGACAAAGCAAAACCCGCAGAGCCTAGGCTTGGAACATCTAAGCCAGCCAGTTGCCCTAATTGTTCACGTGGATACAGCGCCAAAGTCAGCGCGCCAAATGTAAAAAAAACCACGGTATCACTTATTTTCCGTGGTTTAAATTGCAAGATATCCCGATAAAACACCGTTGCGCGTGGCAAATCATCCACGGCCAAGGTAATAAAGCTCAGCTGTGGTTGCATTAGCGTGGCGCTGTTTTGGCTAATTCATACACCGTTTTACCCTGCAGTTTAAAAAACTCAGCGGCATGATAAAGATTTTCTGAGTGCCCCACATAGAGCAGACCTTCCGGCTTCATCAACGGCGCAAAACGTTGCAGGATTTTGTATTGCGTTTCTTTATCAAAGTAAATCATTACATTACGGCAGAAAATTGCATCAAATGGACCACGAATTGTCCAA from Chitinibacter sp. SCUT-21 encodes the following:
- a CDS encoding DNA internalization-related competence protein ComEC/Rec2; translation: MNLKHPPQYRPTTLSYCSCLISAKVGVILAQLQAQLLSWHAIALAAVAILLLNCIKLPLARTIVLLASCALAGFSWTQTQAAYRLEQRLPIELAGKKHLISGQIVSLAQTNKYGQNFLLTPNRPISELAWKPALIQITVNQKGTIFDVGEYWQFSCKLKPIHGQINPSSFDLESWFIQRNISAQCAAKQAVYLSDVQKPSFPQPIITLEKLRQHLLGKVNHTLLDHPALGLIKALALGDQSQINAHQWWVFSQTGTTHLMSISGLHITMLAGLIATAIFIVWRRSSTLTSWISAPKAAALGGVSSATLYFLISGMAIPSQRTLIMLYLFTASLCWQLHIPLAVVWLSALAIIVCFDPFSVLSIGFWLSFLSVGVLIWACANRIHRDEKWRESLRSQWAANLAMLPILLVIFGQFPFISPLSNAIAIPIISLLVTPLALVGLVDPSGLCLKVAAELMLWCEQYLEWLLRLPNLTWQHSPPSLAMLPVALIGILLLLLPKGFPTRYLSIAMLLPLLSYTPNKIPEGNFRAVILDVGQGLAVLVQTREHGMLFDTGTEGNLERAILPVLRHYHALKLDRVIWSHNDLDHIGGAALLAQRWPIQHIQHSLPKLPSPLKPHQTQSKCIAGQAWQWNQVSFQILWPPDKFQGKNDNAQSCVLRVSTHSHSILITADIGKNEELQMLQRGLLQPSDILVVPHHGSKSSSSIPFVTHVQAKYAIFSAGFMNRFGHPKSDVVERYQAAQASSLITHQLGAIQFDVGNQIVLQSERQIHPHYWYTTLHK
- a CDS encoding MOSC domain-containing protein, which produces MMSATLSAIYRYPLKSGAAQALSQITVEPKGLAYDRDWMVATPEGEYITARTHPRLLQIATIASNDGLELCAPGMPNIFAPLGAFQFNQEALVWDDHFLARSGASQVNAWLSAYLEQQVILLWIGPQSNRSVKRRPAVTTSFTDGYPLLIISEGSLHELNRRAGQEFEMLRFRPNLVIANTPAFAEDHWQQIQIGEVRIDLVKPCERCIITTLHPHTAEKLPKAEPLKTLANFRRAGDGVIFGQNAIALDHGQIAIGMPVTILKSV
- a CDS encoding YdcF family protein yields the protein MAIILFWLLSLPIVAAQLMGLVETPALKDPAQLAQSQAIVILGGGKRFAAYDVLEQETVNNVTLARVRYGARLARAAHLPILVSGGAPLGGASEAHYMKQVLERDMGISVTWLEGGSVDTADNARMSKALLGSKIHTIALVTSADHMARAKRSFEKQGLTVIAAPTDFINREPISPTQFLPRASALLTSSTALREGLGQLWYMLRNQ
- a CDS encoding VOC family protein translates to MQPQLSFITLAVDDLPRATVFYRDILQFKPRKISDTVVFFTFGALTLALYPREQLGQLAGLDVPSLGSAGFALSLNVPQVSDVDDLLSRAQAGGARITKSAATTSWGAYAGFFTDPDGHLWEVTWNPHFPC